The DNA segment CCTTTCTTCGCGGCCTGGCGGATGAGCTGGGCAATGGCGGCTCGATCGTCGGCCTGCCTGCCGAGCTGTCGTTCTTCGGGCGCGCGAACTGGGGATTTCTGCCCTCGGCCGGGGCCATCGCATTCATCGCATTTGCCATCGCCTGGTTCATCCTCAACCGCACACGAGCCGGCCTCTACATCTTCTCGATCGGCGGCAGCCGCGAGACCTGCCGCCTGGCGGGGGTGCCGGTGACCCGATACGAAATCCTCGCCTATACCTGCTGCGGAGCTTTCGCTGGGCTCGCCGGCGTCATGCTGACCGCACGCGTAGCAGTGGGCCAGGCCAATATCGGCCAGGGCTTCGATTTGCTCTCCATCGCCACCGCCGTCATCGGCGGCGTGGCGATCGGCGGGGGCAGCGGCCGGCTGTCGGGCGTGCTTCTGGGCGTGCTGCTGCTGACCATTCTCACCACCGGCCTCGACATCGCCGGCATCAACACCTTCTACCAGCAAATGGTGACGGGCCTCGTGCTGATCTGTGCGGTGCTGGTGGCCCAGGCCCGCAATCCGCAGCTTCTGAAGCGGTTGCTCCGCCTTCGCGGTGAAACGCCGAAGGCCATGGATCCCAATGTGCTCAACCTCGAACGCGGGGAGCTGAAATGACTTCTGCATATGCATGCGCAAGGCCGATCCTTGCAGGCTTTCTGGCCGGACTGCTGTCCACCGCCATCCCCTCCGCGGTGCAGGCGCAAGTGGCCCCCGAGATGAAGCCCATGGAGTGCGACGCCATCCTGACCGTCAACGACCTCGCCGGCATTTCCGCGCCAAAGGCCAAGGAGAGGTACAACATCGTCGTCTCCGTGCCGTCTCTCGCCAATCCCTACATCATGGCGCTGGTCTATGGAGCATACCGGGCGGCGGAAGATGCGGGCGTAGACGTCAGGGTGAGCTCCGGCTCCGGCATGATGAACTCGGCGGCGCAAATTCGCCAGCTGGAGAACGCCTTGAGCCGTAAGACCGACGCGCTTCTCATCAACCCGGCTGATCCGGCGGGGCTTGCCACCATCATCGACGAGACGGTGGATGGAGGCACGCCGGTCTTCGACGTCGGCACCCTGTCGAGCAGCGCCAAGTCGCGGAAGATCGTTCAGGACGATTTCGCCGTCGGGCAGTTCGCGGTGCAGACGCTCGCAAAATATCTTCCCAACGGTGGACAGGGTATCGTGCTCGGCGGTCCCGCGAACGCGGTCTGGGCGCAGCGGCGTGTCGCCGGCTTTCAGGAAGAGATCAAGAAACACCCGAACATGGCGCTCAATGCGGTGGCCCATTCCGACAGCACGCCGACCGAGGGGCTGCAGAAGTTCCAGAACGCTGCCCAGGCACATCCGCAGGTCGACTGGATCTATACCGTCTTCAGCCTTCTGCTACCGCCCACGGCCATTCCGCCGGAACATCAGAACGCGGTCTATGTCGGCTCGAGCTATGACGCGATCATGGTCGATGCCGTGAAGAACGGTAGAGCGGCGGCGGCGCTGGCCGACTTTCCCATCGCCGTGGGCTATGTGGGTGTCGCCCAAGCCGTCCAGGTGCTGAACGGTGACGATACGGTCGTCCGAGGCACCTGCATCCCGGCCGGCGCCGTATCGAAGGAGAACGTCGCCGATCCGGTCTGGGAGCGATTCAACACCGTGCCGGATGGGTGGACCATTCCAACGAGCCAGTGATGGACGAGATCAGGGCGCACAGGATATCCCGATGAGCGATCCGGTCGCGTTGAGAGTCAGGAACGTCACCAAGCGCTTTCCGGGCGTGATCGCGCTGGACCGGGTCGCCTTCGACCTCCAATGCGGCGAGATCCACGCGCTTCTCGGCGAGAACGGCGCCGGTAAGTCGACACTGCTGAAAATTCTGACCGGCATCTATCAGCCGGATGAGGGAAACCTCGTCATCCGTGGCAGAAGCGGATGGTTCGCCACGCCTGCGGAAGCTTATGCCGCCGGCGTCACGATCGTGCCGCAAGACGTCTTGATGGTTCCACGGCTTTCCATCGGCCGTAACGTGCTATTGGGGGTGGAGAAAGGGCAGGCGAGACGCGGCAGGCTGAGTGATTCGGAATACGGGCAGGTTGAGCGGGCCTTCGCCAAAATCGGGCTCGATGTCGGCCCGGAGGCCATAGCCGGCACGCTCAGCGTACCGCAGCTGCGCCTTGCGCAAATAGCCCGGTGCTTGCTGAAACCCGGCGAGATCGTCATTCTCGACGAGCCCACGGCGGCACTCTCGGAGCCGGATGCGGCACATCTCCTGGAAAACCTGCAAGCCCTACGCCGTGAAGGGAAGGCCATCATCTATGTGACTCATCGCTTGTCCGAGGTCATCCAGATCGCCGATCGCGCGACTATTCTGCGCGACGGGCGGGTGGCGGGCCAGTTCAGCCGGCCCCTGGAGCGGGCACGGCTGGTGGAAGCGATGACGAAGTCCACATCCAGGTCGGCGTCCGCGCCGCCCGTTTCTGTTTCGATGGCAGTAGCCTCTGCCAGCCTGAAGGTGGATGGTTTGAGCGTCGACCGCTGGGTCGAGGGCGTGAGCTTTGAGGCACGCCCTGGGTCGATCGTCGGCATTGCTGGCGTGCAAGGCTCCGGCCATGGACAGCTGCTCTGGGCCATCGCAAATGCGCTTCCGCGCAAATCGGGCACGGTTCAGCTCGCAGGATCTAATGGCCATGGCGCGTCCGTCGTCGACACGTACCGGGCGGGCATCGTGCTCGTGCCCGCAGACAGGCGCAATGCCGCGATCGTGCCGCGCCGCTCCATCGCGGACAACATCGCCATCAGCGGCCGCGCGTTCCATGAGCGGGGTGGGCTTGGCCTGCGCAGCCGAGCGGCCGAAGCAGCGCTCGCCCGTGAATATATCGACCGTTTCGACATCAGGCCGCGCGATATCTCCGCCAGAGCCGGTTTTCTGAGTGGTGGCAATCAGCAGAAGGTGGCAATTGCCCGGGCGGTCGCCTCCAAGCCCCGCGTGCTCCTGATCGAGGAGCCGACCCAGGGGGTCGACATCGGTGCCAAGGCGGAAATCCACGCTCTCTTGCGGCAGATTGCGGCGGAGACCGGCTGCATCGTGATCGTCGCAAGTTCGGAGTTCGAGGAATTGATCGCGCTCTGCGCCACGATCCATGTGATGCGTCTCGGCCGCCTGGTCCACAGCTGCCCCAGCGGATCGGCCACCTATCGCGACATTCTTGAGCACGCGTTGCCGTAGCGCAGCCGAGACGAGGCACCCGTACGATAGCACAGGTGCCTCACGTGTTTCAGTTCACGAAGCATACTCGGCGAGAGTTGGACATTCACGCTTGTCCATCGGCACCAGCCATTCATCCACGTTCGCCGCGGTGATCAGGGCGCCAGGCAGAATGACTTCCTTGGGCACCTGTTCTCCGCGCACGGAGCGCAGGCCCAGCTCCATGGCAATGCATGCCATTTTGAAGCCGCTGAACTCGGCGATGGCGAGAATCTTGCCGTCTTTCACCGCCTGCGCGCCTTCCGTCGTGCCGTCTATGCTCACGACCCGCGTGCCTTTGCGACCAGCGGCTTCCAGCGCTTCCACCGCCGCAACGCCCATATTGTCGCTCGCCGCGATCACGCCATCGATCTGCGGATGCTGCTGCATCAGGTTCTCCATCACTTGAAGCGCTTCGAGCCTGTTGTAGTTGGCGGGTTGAGAAGCGAGAACCTTGATATCCGGAAATTCTGCGGCCGCCTTGTTGAAGCCGATCACGCGGTTGTCCGAGGTGGAATTCCCCTTGATGCCCTCGAGGATCACCACATTGCCTTTGCCACCGAGTGCTTCGAACAGGGTCTTGGCGATTGTGTGATCGTTGAAGTTCACGACGGGGATGCCCGATTTGATGATCGACCGGATCAGCGGCAGCTGCGAATTCGGGTTTAGCGGCATGAACAGCACGAGGTCCGGCCGCGAAACCAGAACGTCTTCAAGCTGGCTCATAGCTTCGGCCAGATTGTTCGGCTTGATCGGCACGTAATGGACGACCTTTGCGTCCATCTTCGCAGCCATTGTGTCGGCGCCGATGCGGGCGGATTCGAAATGTTCATCCACCTGGTTGAGGCGAAACACCGCCACTGCTTCCCCCTCCGCTCGGGCGGGCAGCGTTAGGCCCAACCCAACGGCTGCCGCTATCGCGGCGGCGATCCAAGAACGCTTCATGGTTTTCCTCCTTTGATGCGCCGAAACCATTACCGCCGCGGCGCGTAACCGGCGGCCCCGAACTCAGTCCCGCTGTGGCCTGTTGATCAGGCCGTCGATGCTGATGGCGAGGATGATGGTGGCGCCCGTCACCAATGGATGCCAGGCCGCCCCGATATTGAAGAGATTGAGCCCGTTGATGACGAGCGTCAGGATGATGGCGCCCAGGGCGGTCTGGACCATTCCGCCTGCGCCGCCAAACAGCGATGTGCCGCCGACGAGAACCGCGGCAAAGGCCGGAAGCAGCAGGGGATCGCCGACCCCTGCGTCTGCCGCGTTGACCCGCCCGAGATAAACCAGGGCGGCAAAGCCCGCGCTTGCGCCGCTCAGGAGATAGAGCAATATCCGCCGGGCGCGCATCGGAATGCCGGAAAGCTCGGCAGCGGAGGCATTGGCGCCGATGAAATAGACCTGCCGGCCGAAGCTGGTGAAGGCGAGCACCGCGCCACCGAGCGCCATGAGCGCCAACATGATCACCACCGGCACCGGCAGTCCCAGCACATAGCCTGTGCCGAGAAAGCGCAGCGCTGGCGGGAAGCCGTAGATCGCCTGGCCGTGCATGAAGGTGTAGGTGACGCCCTGTGCGATCCACAGCACGCCATAGGTTGCCAGGAACGGCGGGATCCTCAGCACAGTGATGAGAAGCCCATTGATAAGGCCGATGGCGCTTCCACAGGCAAGAGCGGTGGCGATCGCGGCCGGTACGGAACCTGTCGTCTTCACGACAGCCGCCGCCAGGCAGGCAGAGAGCGCCAGGTTCGCGCCGATGGAAAGATCAAGGCCGCCGCCGATGATCACGAAAGTGAGGCCCGCCGCGATGATGAACAGCAGCGAAGCCTGCCGCAGGACGTTGAGAACGTTCTCCGTCGAGGCAAATCCGTCCGTGCCCAGGGAAAGGACTGCCGCCAGGATAGCGATCAGCAGAAGGCGCTGGAGGATCACCGCACCAGCCCCTTCCAGCGCGACGATACTAGGCATGGATGCGGTGTTTTGCGTGAACGACATGGCGGATCTCCTCAGCCGTCGAGGCGTGCGCGGTCAAACAGCAGGATGAGGATGACAAGCACGCCGACCGACGCGACCTGCAGTGAGGGCTCGATCGCAAGCAGGCTCATGCCGTTGCGCAGAACGGTGATCGCCGCGACCCCGAGGACCGTGCCGAACAGCCAACCGCGACCGCGCTCGAACGATGTGCCGCCCAGAACCACCGCAGCTATCGCATCGAACTCCGTGCCGAGGGTGACGGTGGGGTGGGCCGAAGCCATCCGGCCGACAAGGAGCAGGGCCGATGCCGCGACGGTCACGCTCGCGATCACATAGACTAGCACGTGGATGAGATCGGCCCGGACACCCGCAAGGCGCAGCGCATCCTTGTTGCCGCCGAGGGCGAACACGTAAGACCCGAAGGCGGTGCGATAAAGCAGCAGGTGGAAAGCCACATAGGCGGCCAGCGCCACCACGACCGGCGCAGGGATTCCCAGGACGCGCGACCAATAAAAGTCCGGAAGCGGGCTTTCGAAGCCGGCCACGACATTGCCGCCCGAGAGCACGAGCGCGGCGCCATGAGCGAGCCCCAGCGTGCCGAGGGTGACCACGAATGTGGGCAGGCCGAAGCGCCCGATCAGAAGCCCGTTGATGGCGCCGATGATGAGACCCGCA comes from the Rhodoligotrophos defluvii genome and includes:
- a CDS encoding sugar ABC transporter substrate-binding protein — its product is MTSAYACARPILAGFLAGLLSTAIPSAVQAQVAPEMKPMECDAILTVNDLAGISAPKAKERYNIVVSVPSLANPYIMALVYGAYRAAEDAGVDVRVSSGSGMMNSAAQIRQLENALSRKTDALLINPADPAGLATIIDETVDGGTPVFDVGTLSSSAKSRKIVQDDFAVGQFAVQTLAKYLPNGGQGIVLGGPANAVWAQRRVAGFQEEIKKHPNMALNAVAHSDSTPTEGLQKFQNAAQAHPQVDWIYTVFSLLLPPTAIPPEHQNAVYVGSSYDAIMVDAVKNGRAAAALADFPIAVGYVGVAQAVQVLNGDDTVVRGTCIPAGAVSKENVADPVWERFNTVPDGWTIPTSQ
- a CDS encoding sugar ABC transporter ATP-binding protein, which gives rise to MSDPVALRVRNVTKRFPGVIALDRVAFDLQCGEIHALLGENGAGKSTLLKILTGIYQPDEGNLVIRGRSGWFATPAEAYAAGVTIVPQDVLMVPRLSIGRNVLLGVEKGQARRGRLSDSEYGQVERAFAKIGLDVGPEAIAGTLSVPQLRLAQIARCLLKPGEIVILDEPTAALSEPDAAHLLENLQALRREGKAIIYVTHRLSEVIQIADRATILRDGRVAGQFSRPLERARLVEAMTKSTSRSASAPPVSVSMAVASASLKVDGLSVDRWVEGVSFEARPGSIVGIAGVQGSGHGQLLWAIANALPRKSGTVQLAGSNGHGASVVDTYRAGIVLVPADRRNAAIVPRRSIADNIAISGRAFHERGGLGLRSRAAEAALAREYIDRFDIRPRDISARAGFLSGGNQQKVAIARAVASKPRVLLIEEPTQGVDIGAKAEIHALLRQIAAETGCIVIVASSEFEELIALCATIHVMRLGRLVHSCPSGSATYRDILEHALP
- a CDS encoding sugar ABC transporter substrate-binding protein — protein: MKRSWIAAAIAAAVGLGLTLPARAEGEAVAVFRLNQVDEHFESARIGADTMAAKMDAKVVHYVPIKPNNLAEAMSQLEDVLVSRPDLVLFMPLNPNSQLPLIRSIIKSGIPVVNFNDHTIAKTLFEALGGKGNVVILEGIKGNSTSDNRVIGFNKAAAEFPDIKVLASQPANYNRLEALQVMENLMQQHPQIDGVIAASDNMGVAAVEALEAAGRKGTRVVSIDGTTEGAQAVKDGKILAIAEFSGFKMACIAMELGLRSVRGEQVPKEVILPGALITAANVDEWLVPMDKRECPTLAEYAS
- a CDS encoding ABC transporter permease; this encodes MSDVDRAGKHDGLLLGARSKPASAARRPAIWSVASTELQVLFAAVFLFGLFAFLYPDSFATEGTMRNMVRVAGILLVVGIGQSFALIVGGFDISVGSNMGLVSVLVALLAVSGTPVPTAILVGIATGALIGLVNGLLIAKLNITPFVTTLGMLTFLRGLADELGNGGSIVGLPAELSFFGRANWGFLPSAGAIAFIAFAIAWFILNRTRAGLYIFSIGGSRETCRLAGVPVTRYEILAYTCCGAFAGLAGVMLTARVAVGQANIGQGFDLLSIATAVIGGVAIGGGSGRLSGVLLGVLLLTILTTGLDIAGINTFYQQMVTGLVLICAVLVAQARNPQLLKRLLRLRGETPKAMDPNVLNLERGELK
- a CDS encoding ABC transporter permease, which translates into the protein MTAVETTRTLSSAWRQRRTIPGAALLIPVMAVVIAVIEPRFLSLSNMTNLGLQGSMLLMVALPMTLVILTEGLDLSAGAMLSLAGVIVGLVLLSGWGVPAAAGAALLAGLIIGAINGLLIGRFGLPTFVVTLGTLGLAHGAALVLSGGNVVAGFESPLPDFYWSRVLGIPAPVVVALAAYVAFHLLLYRTAFGSYVFALGGNKDALRLAGVRADLIHVLVYVIASVTVAASALLLVGRMASAHPTVTLGTEFDAIAAVVLGGTSFERGRGWLFGTVLGVAAITVLRNGMSLLAIEPSLQVASVGVLVILILLFDRARLDG
- a CDS encoding ABC transporter permease translates to MSFTQNTASMPSIVALEGAGAVILQRLLLIAILAAVLSLGTDGFASTENVLNVLRQASLLFIIAAGLTFVIIGGGLDLSIGANLALSACLAAAVVKTTGSVPAAIATALACGSAIGLINGLLITVLRIPPFLATYGVLWIAQGVTYTFMHGQAIYGFPPALRFLGTGYVLGLPVPVVIMLALMALGGAVLAFTSFGRQVYFIGANASAAELSGIPMRARRILLYLLSGASAGFAALVYLGRVNAADAGVGDPLLLPAFAAVLVGGTSLFGGAGGMVQTALGAIILTLVINGLNLFNIGAAWHPLVTGATIILAISIDGLINRPQRD